One window of Novipirellula aureliae genomic DNA carries:
- a CDS encoding Re/Si-specific NAD(P)(+) transhydrogenase subunit alpha, producing MRIGVPVETWPGELRTALVPANAKKLLRLGFDITAESGLGSASGFSDQDYVDAGVTIATDRHQMLGEADIVLRVRQPEPGDIEPLKSGSVHISFLDPMNRRELVDAMSNRKVTAISMEMIPRSTRAQKMDALSSQANLAGYVTVIQAAYHCPKAFPMMMTPSGTIRPVRVFVIGAGVAGLQAIATAKRLGARVEAFDTRPVVAEQVRSLGAKFVEIDLGEVGQTEQGYAKALTPEQIEMQKAGQAKVIAESDVVITTAQLFGRPAPRIVTSEMVHSMQRGSVVVDMAVESGGNVEGSVLDQIVDVDGVKILGMGNLPSQVCRNASEMYSNNLFNLIEEFWDAEAKTLNLSPEDEIVQSAVITRDGEIVHPMLKSS from the coding sequence TTGGTTTTGATATCACTGCCGAGTCGGGATTGGGTTCGGCGTCGGGATTTTCGGATCAAGACTATGTCGACGCGGGGGTCACGATTGCCACTGACCGGCATCAGATGCTCGGCGAAGCGGATATCGTCTTGCGAGTCCGCCAACCGGAACCTGGTGATATCGAACCGCTCAAAAGTGGCTCGGTCCACATTAGTTTTCTCGACCCGATGAACCGCCGCGAGTTAGTGGACGCGATGTCCAACCGCAAGGTCACGGCGATCTCGATGGAGATGATCCCGCGAAGCACGCGAGCTCAGAAGATGGACGCATTGTCGTCGCAAGCCAACTTGGCTGGCTATGTCACGGTCATCCAAGCGGCCTATCATTGTCCCAAAGCGTTCCCGATGATGATGACACCCTCGGGCACGATTCGGCCAGTGCGAGTTTTCGTGATCGGGGCTGGAGTCGCTGGACTGCAAGCAATTGCAACGGCTAAGCGTTTGGGGGCTCGAGTCGAAGCCTTTGATACCCGGCCGGTCGTCGCGGAGCAAGTTCGCTCGCTGGGAGCAAAATTCGTCGAAATCGATTTGGGCGAAGTGGGCCAAACGGAACAGGGCTACGCGAAAGCGCTAACGCCCGAGCAAATTGAAATGCAAAAGGCGGGACAAGCGAAGGTGATCGCGGAATCGGACGTGGTTATTACCACGGCTCAACTGTTCGGCCGCCCGGCGCCGCGGATCGTCACGTCCGAGATGGTTCACTCGATGCAACGCGGCAGTGTCGTGGTCGACATGGCTGTCGAATCAGGTGGCAATGTGGAAGGAAGTGTGCTCGACCAAATCGTTGACGTCGATGGCGTGAAAATCCTCGGTATGGGAAATTTGCCGTCACAGGTTTGCCGTAATGCCAGTGAAATGTATTCGAATAACCTGTTCAACTTAATCGAAGAGTTTTGGGATGCGGAAGCGAAGACGTTAAACTTGTCGCCTGAGGATGAAATTGTTCAATCCGCCGTGATCACTCGGGATGGTGAGATTGTTCATCCAATGTTGAAGTCTTCCTGA
- a CDS encoding NAD(P) transhydrogenase subunit alpha, which produces METVFLGFVLMLSIFLGFELISKVPATLHTPLMSGANAISGITVVGAITLAGGPMAEWATWLGAAAVFFATVNVVGGYMVTDRMLGMFKTKEKPEVRS; this is translated from the coding sequence ATGGAAACCGTCTTCCTAGGTTTCGTACTCATGCTCTCGATCTTTTTAGGATTCGAGCTGATTTCGAAAGTCCCCGCGACGTTACACACTCCGCTGATGTCGGGTGCGAACGCGATATCCGGTATCACCGTGGTCGGTGCGATCACGTTAGCAGGCGGACCGATGGCCGAGTGGGCGACTTGGCTCGGGGCCGCGGCGGTCTTTTTCGCAACCGTTAATGTTGTCGGTGGATACATGGTGACCGACCGCATGCTGGGCATGTTCAAGACGAAAGAGAAGCCAGAGGTGCGGTCATGA
- a CDS encoding NAD(P)(+) transhydrogenase (Re/Si-specific) subunit beta translates to MSVELIGAVYIVSAILFIYGLKLLSSPATAVRGNQLSALGMLVAIVVTLGSREIIDFRWIGGAATLGALVGAIAARRVAMTGMPEMVALFNGSGGIASLLVGWAALDMGSGEDPSTQTAFTIVTILLSILIGGVTFSGSIVAWGKLAETIPSRAITLPGQQIITLLLLIASIGCGIAMVMQPEAWNATLIYVVVALSLLLGVMAVIPIGGADMPVVISLLNSYSGLAACAAGLAINNTILIVAGSLVGAAGIILTNIMCKAMNRSLSHVLFSGFTATKSATKVEGEVKPIVAEDAYLILEAASSVVMVPGYGMAVAQAQHVVRELGELLEKNGAEVSYAIHPVAGRMPGHMNVLLAEANVPYEQLVEMDDINPRIENIDVAIVIGANDVVNPAAREDENSPIYGMPIINVDYARTVFVLKRSMASGFSGVDNPLFFGQNTRMLFGDAKQSLSSIIAAFKE, encoded by the coding sequence ATGAGTGTTGAGCTAATCGGAGCCGTCTACATCGTTTCGGCGATCTTGTTCATCTACGGCTTGAAACTGCTAAGCTCACCAGCAACGGCGGTACGCGGAAACCAGTTATCGGCTCTCGGCATGTTGGTCGCCATCGTCGTGACGTTGGGATCACGAGAGATCATCGATTTTCGCTGGATCGGCGGTGCGGCAACGCTCGGTGCTCTCGTCGGTGCGATCGCCGCTCGGCGAGTTGCGATGACGGGGATGCCCGAAATGGTTGCTCTGTTTAACGGCTCGGGAGGTATTGCCAGTCTACTCGTCGGCTGGGCCGCGCTCGACATGGGCAGTGGCGAAGACCCGTCGACGCAAACCGCGTTTACGATCGTCACGATTTTGTTATCGATCTTGATCGGGGGCGTCACGTTTTCAGGCAGTATCGTTGCTTGGGGCAAACTTGCCGAAACGATCCCCAGCCGAGCGATCACCTTGCCAGGACAGCAAATCATTACGCTCCTGCTGCTGATCGCTTCGATTGGGTGTGGCATCGCGATGGTAATGCAGCCCGAAGCGTGGAACGCAACGCTGATCTATGTCGTCGTCGCATTGTCATTATTGCTTGGCGTCATGGCCGTCATTCCGATTGGCGGTGCTGATATGCCTGTGGTGATTTCGCTGCTCAATAGCTACAGCGGCTTGGCAGCTTGTGCGGCTGGATTGGCGATCAACAATACGATCCTCATCGTCGCAGGATCGCTCGTCGGTGCGGCAGGGATCATTCTAACGAATATCATGTGCAAAGCGATGAACCGTTCGCTCAGCCATGTCTTGTTCTCTGGATTTACAGCAACCAAGTCGGCGACCAAGGTTGAAGGCGAAGTCAAGCCGATCGTCGCCGAAGACGCGTATCTGATTTTGGAAGCAGCTTCCTCGGTCGTCATGGTGCCCGGTTACGGAATGGCGGTGGCTCAGGCGCAACACGTTGTCCGCGAACTGGGTGAGCTGCTGGAGAAGAACGGTGCAGAAGTCAGCTATGCGATTCACCCGGTGGCCGGACGGATGCCGGGACACATGAACGTGTTGCTGGCCGAAGCCAACGTTCCCTACGAGCAATTGGTCGAAATGGACGACATCAACCCTCGCATTGAGAACATTGACGTGGCGATCGTGATCGGTGCCAATGACGTGGTCAACCCAGCGGCTCGAGAAGATGAGAACAGTCCGATCTACGGCATGCCGATCATCAATGTCGATTATGCCCGTACGGTGTTTGTCCTCAAGCGATCGATGGCATCGGGCTTCTCCGGAGTCGACAATCCGTTGTTCTTTGGGCAAAACACCCGGATGTTGTTCGGAGACGCCAAACAATCACTGTCGAGCATCATCGCGGCTTTCAAGGAGTAA
- a CDS encoding prenyltransferase/squalene oxidase repeat-containing protein, with protein sequence MATDTDMTGTTATGDPALQTAGAAIRPDAPPIAQPNAESSLKAVSPLQAEKPTRAAGGPGTIALLVSAIVHTLLLIVLALLSYHVGSAGRLHLDARRGPASADVTFESAIEEHDSSTSTAMSLAEQMETVTIAPAEPSMVSSPLENHANAEKTTDSTEVRTAISASASSQSLSRRLPSGGGLGGRTPTGRTRLGQKYGATAESEQAVERALAWLANHQRRDGSWSFNLELDPCNGRCSHSREPGDTPTPSTAATGLALLAFLGAGYTQHEGKYDKVVKDGLYYLRDVATESEFGLDWQQGSMYGHGIALLALAEALSMSRREGFEDGDTDLRYLTDRGVRFTERAQHYFSGSWGYVPGSPGDTTLTGWQVLSLVAARRSKVTVYQKTFSDAHRFLLEMAPKGEFEFGYRMPKPEPTTTAIGLTLMLYLGHSPYEAPMEESLSKLAKRGPLPNNIYHNYYGTLALHHSRHHGWNEWNRKLRDSLVKTQATVGHEAGSWHFKDHFGDVGGRLYTTAMAAMILEVYYRYMPLYEEIEDFPL encoded by the coding sequence TTGGCGACTGATACTGACATGACCGGCACAACCGCTACGGGCGATCCGGCCCTGCAAACCGCTGGGGCGGCGATCCGTCCCGATGCTCCACCAATTGCTCAACCGAACGCAGAGTCGTCGCTCAAAGCGGTGTCACCTCTCCAAGCGGAAAAGCCGACGAGAGCGGCAGGAGGACCAGGCACGATTGCGTTATTGGTCAGTGCGATCGTGCATACCTTACTGCTAATCGTGCTGGCGTTACTCAGCTACCATGTCGGGTCCGCAGGTCGCCTTCATCTCGACGCCCGCCGAGGCCCCGCTTCAGCCGACGTCACGTTCGAATCAGCGATCGAGGAGCATGATTCGTCGACTTCAACTGCCATGTCGTTAGCGGAGCAAATGGAGACGGTGACGATTGCTCCAGCGGAACCATCCATGGTTTCATCGCCTCTGGAAAACCACGCCAATGCCGAAAAAACGACCGATTCGACGGAGGTTCGAACGGCAATCTCGGCGTCGGCGTCGAGCCAGTCGCTATCGAGACGGTTACCGAGTGGTGGAGGATTGGGCGGTCGCACCCCGACCGGCCGAACGCGACTAGGACAAAAATATGGAGCGACGGCTGAGAGTGAACAAGCCGTCGAACGAGCACTCGCGTGGTTGGCAAACCATCAACGCCGCGATGGTTCATGGTCGTTCAATTTAGAACTCGATCCATGCAATGGACGATGCAGTCACAGCCGCGAACCAGGTGATACGCCGACGCCTTCGACAGCAGCGACTGGGTTAGCTCTACTCGCGTTCCTCGGGGCGGGCTACACACAACACGAAGGCAAGTACGATAAAGTCGTCAAAGATGGCCTTTACTATTTGCGAGATGTTGCAACGGAGTCCGAGTTTGGACTCGATTGGCAACAGGGCAGCATGTATGGACATGGCATTGCGTTGCTGGCGTTAGCCGAAGCGTTGTCGATGTCACGTCGAGAAGGCTTTGAAGATGGCGATACTGATTTGAGATACTTGACCGATCGAGGCGTCCGGTTCACCGAGCGAGCACAACACTATTTCAGTGGTTCATGGGGCTACGTTCCCGGCAGTCCTGGTGATACGACGCTTACCGGATGGCAAGTGCTTTCGCTCGTCGCGGCCCGCCGTAGCAAGGTTACCGTTTATCAGAAAACGTTTTCGGACGCTCATCGGTTTCTGCTTGAAATGGCACCGAAAGGAGAATTCGAATTTGGCTATCGAATGCCGAAGCCTGAGCCGACGACGACAGCGATCGGATTGACGTTGATGTTGTACTTGGGCCATTCGCCGTATGAGGCTCCGATGGAAGAATCACTTAGCAAATTGGCGAAGCGAGGTCCCTTGCCGAACAACATCTATCACAACTACTACGGGACGTTGGCGTTACATCATTCGCGACATCACGGTTGGAACGAGTGGAACAGGAAGCTTCGTGATTCGCTGGTAAAAACGCAAGCGACGGTAGGCCATGAAGCGGGCAGTTGGCACTTCAAGGACCACTTCGGTGACGTTGGCGGACGGCTTTACACAACCGCGATGGCGGCGATGATCTTAGAGGTCTATTACCGCTATATGCCTCTCTACGAAGAAATTGAAGATTTCCCTCTGTAA
- a CDS encoding GxxExxY protein translates to MANLICKDECYKIIGACFEVYNDKGCGFLESVYQECLVIEHEYQQIPFVPQQALRLFYRGKELKQKFIPDFICYEKIILEIKAVSKLTDEHRAQVINYLNATGFELGLLVNFGGHPQLEWERLVHTKKES, encoded by the coding sequence ATGGCAAACTTGATCTGCAAAGATGAGTGCTACAAGATTATTGGAGCATGCTTCGAGGTTTACAACGACAAGGGATGCGGCTTTCTGGAATCGGTCTACCAGGAGTGCTTGGTCATTGAACACGAATACCAACAGATCCCGTTCGTTCCGCAGCAAGCGTTGCGATTGTTTTACCGCGGAAAAGAATTAAAGCAAAAATTTATCCCGGATTTCATCTGCTATGAAAAAATTATCCTTGAGATTAAAGCTGTCAGTAAGCTGACCGACGAACATCGCGCTCAAGTCATCAATTATTTGAATGCCACAGGCTTTGAACTGGGGTTGCTGGTCAACTTTGGCGGCCATCCACAGCTCGAATGGGAACGACTCGTACACACCAAAAAAGAATCTTGA